The following are encoded in a window of Bacillota bacterium genomic DNA:
- a CDS encoding DUF262 domain-containing protein — protein METFDSTKRSLFEILRDTHEGKIQLPDFQRGWIWDDERIKGILASVAKSFPIGAVMFLETGNENLRFKSKPVEGVNLNSDVEPDLLILDGQQRITSLYQTIATYEVVTTRNEKNYEIKRWYYIDMAKAMDENYDLEEAIISLNENKQIREDFGRTIVLDLSERDFEYKNLMYPVCMINDYSTWRRGFNEYWRHDRDKSIFWDNFESKVINSFNKYMLPVIVMKKDNPKEAVCQVFEKVNTGGVPLDIFELLTATFAADDFELKKDWQKIKKEFAEHKLLAKVSNTDIIQAITLLTTYEKRLASLRADVPVEGLPAVRCKRKDMLDLSIKDYLEHRDSIVQGFIKAAKILFEHHIYTARDLPYNAQLVPMSAILAVFGNRIDNMGNKKKLMQWFWCGVLGELYGSANETRFALDLHQVVEWIEKGGARPKTIYDANFSPSRLHTLRTRNSAAYKGIYALLMDDETKDWLSATKIDISTYFSESIDIHHIFPVAWCRKNGISKDDYNCIINKTPLSSRTNRIVSGEAPSKYLTRIQKHAGVNDEEFQNILRSHVLAHEFLYTDDFKSFFTDRKEKILQRIEKAMEKPIPRGVEQIEEGVFVDYEDIEVE, from the coding sequence TTGGAAACATTCGATTCTACTAAAAGGAGTTTGTTTGAAATACTAAGAGATACCCATGAAGGGAAAATACAACTGCCCGATTTCCAAAGGGGCTGGATTTGGGACGATGAGCGTATTAAGGGGATTCTTGCTAGTGTTGCAAAATCATTTCCCATCGGTGCCGTTATGTTTCTGGAAACAGGGAATGAAAATTTGAGGTTTAAATCAAAACCTGTGGAAGGTGTAAACCTCAATAGCGATGTAGAGCCAGATTTGCTTATCCTTGATGGGCAACAGAGGATTACCTCACTTTATCAAACAATTGCAACCTATGAGGTGGTCACCACCCGGAATGAGAAAAACTACGAAATCAAGCGCTGGTATTATATTGATATGGCAAAGGCTATGGATGAAAATTATGATCTTGAAGAGGCGATTATTTCGCTTAATGAAAACAAACAAATCAGGGAAGATTTTGGGCGAACTATTGTCCTCGATTTATCAGAGAGAGATTTTGAGTATAAAAACCTTATGTATCCTGTTTGTATGATTAACGATTATAGTACTTGGAGACGGGGCTTCAATGAATACTGGCGGCATGATAGGGATAAATCCATATTCTGGGATAATTTTGAGAGTAAGGTTATTAACAGTTTCAATAAATATATGCTCCCGGTTATAGTAATGAAAAAGGATAACCCCAAGGAGGCAGTTTGCCAAGTTTTTGAGAAGGTCAACACCGGTGGGGTACCCTTAGATATTTTTGAATTATTAACAGCTACCTTTGCCGCTGATGATTTTGAGCTAAAAAAAGATTGGCAAAAAATCAAAAAGGAATTTGCGGAACATAAGTTACTTGCCAAGGTTAGTAATACGGACATTATTCAAGCCATTACATTGCTCACCACATATGAAAAAAGGTTGGCTTCTTTACGGGCAGATGTTCCAGTTGAGGGTTTGCCCGCTGTTAGATGTAAAAGAAAAGATATGCTTGACCTATCGATTAAAGATTATTTAGAACATAGGGATTCGATAGTGCAGGGTTTTATAAAGGCCGCAAAAATACTTTTTGAACATCATATATATACCGCACGTGATTTACCCTATAATGCCCAATTAGTACCGATGTCGGCAATCTTGGCTGTATTCGGGAACAGGATTGATAATATGGGCAATAAGAAGAAATTAATGCAATGGTTCTGGTGTGGGGTTTTAGGCGAACTTTATGGTTCAGCAAACGAAACCCGTTTTGCCCTTGATTTACACCAGGTAGTCGAGTGGATTGAGAAAGGAGGGGCCAGGCCGAAAACAATTTATGATGCAAATTTTTCCCCGTCTCGATTGCATACCTTAAGAACAAGAAACAGTGCTGCTTACAAAGGCATTTATGCTTTGCTCATGGATGACGAAACTAAAGACTGGCTTTCGGCTACAAAGATTGATATTAGCACCTATTTTTCTGAGTCTATCGATATTCATCACATTTTTCCCGTGGCTTGGTGCAGGAAAAACGGCATCAGTAAAGATGATTACAATTGCATTATTAACAAAACTCCCCTATCAAGCCGTACTAATCGTATAGTAAGTGGCGAAGCTCCGAGTAAATATTTAACAAGAATACAAAAACACGCCGGAGTAAATGATGAGGAGTTTCAAAATATATTAAGATCCCATGTTCTGGCACACGAATTTCTATATACTGACGACTTTAAAAGTTTTTTTACGGATCGCAAGGAAAAAATACTACAAAGAATCGAAAAAGCCATGGAAAAGCCTATCCCAAGGGGTGTAGAACAGATTGAAGAAGGTGTTTTTGTAGATTACGAGGATATCGAAGTGGAGTAG